A genome region from Frankineae bacterium MT45 includes the following:
- a CDS encoding dihydropteroate synthase, protein MAFEATLESPAAEIEEVAPSSGRRSRLPTWRRGRRTPGGSAHVQVVDGLRGIAILLVMAYHYWQLSFWVIPIPGVSPKYNLEFLQFAGQLGVDLFFFISAFCLFYPHAKAMFGEGKVPGLKHFYYRRFIKIVPSYALALLVIGYGFSSLYPSTWVHGKWADLAIHAVFLHNFLPQTLSSFNGVFWSLAVEVQFYVIFPLLARFCRRNPWLTTAGMVAVAVLYRAWSRDKVVGSFEQWDNQLPGYLDLFAGGMLTAYLVFWVRGRSEAAHRLRYVFTLLALVAFAILLMLFRWDYNIRIDLNITNIWKSDNRQWLALVFLCITLFSTFSINLWRRILANRVLLFLSTISYNLYLWHQAVGRVIRERGWYKASTVPPTSDPHWRWSYMFVAVGASIAVATVITYGFERPLLRRGIRGACRALVGWFVSGQPAPEPSPAPAYQPVPAVEHAGVVMNEPQPGGTPVATQRQPVSTAMPAAGERMRVVGVLNVTPDSFSDGGRYRSVDDAISWAERMWSDGAELIDVGGESTRPGAERVAVEVETARVVPVIRALAERGIAVSIDTMRASVAQAALEAGAQVVNDVSGGLGDPEMARVVREAGCPWILMHWRGHSTVMRSLASYDDVVADVVAELSQRVDAALTVGVDGSQLILDPGLGFAKKPEHDWRLLAGLDRLQTLGFPVLVGASRKSFLGTLLAAPAGDSRPVDQREDATTAITTYAALRGAWGVRVHQVRAAVDAATVVAAIERAGK, encoded by the coding sequence ATGGCGTTTGAGGCCACGCTGGAGAGCCCGGCCGCTGAGATCGAGGAGGTCGCGCCGTCGTCCGGGCGGCGCTCCCGCCTCCCCACCTGGCGCCGGGGGCGACGCACCCCGGGCGGCAGCGCGCACGTGCAGGTCGTCGACGGGCTGCGCGGCATCGCGATCCTGCTGGTGATGGCCTATCACTACTGGCAGCTCTCCTTCTGGGTCATCCCGATCCCCGGCGTCTCGCCGAAGTACAACCTGGAGTTCCTGCAGTTCGCCGGCCAGCTCGGCGTCGACCTCTTCTTCTTCATCAGCGCGTTCTGCCTCTTCTACCCGCACGCCAAGGCGATGTTCGGGGAGGGGAAGGTACCGGGGCTCAAGCACTTCTACTACCGGCGCTTCATCAAGATCGTCCCGTCGTATGCGCTCGCGCTGCTCGTCATCGGCTACGGCTTCTCGAGCCTGTACCCGTCGACGTGGGTGCACGGGAAGTGGGCCGACCTCGCGATCCACGCGGTATTCCTGCATAACTTCCTGCCGCAGACCCTCTCCAGCTTCAACGGCGTCTTCTGGTCGCTGGCGGTCGAAGTGCAGTTCTACGTCATCTTCCCGCTGCTGGCCCGCTTCTGTCGGCGCAATCCCTGGTTGACCACGGCCGGGATGGTGGCCGTCGCCGTGCTCTACCGGGCCTGGTCACGGGACAAGGTCGTGGGGAGTTTCGAGCAGTGGGACAACCAGCTGCCCGGCTACCTGGACCTCTTCGCCGGGGGGATGCTCACCGCCTACCTGGTGTTCTGGGTGCGCGGCCGAAGCGAGGCGGCGCACCGGCTGCGGTACGTCTTCACCCTGCTGGCCCTGGTCGCGTTCGCGATCCTGCTGATGCTCTTCCGCTGGGACTACAACATCCGCATCGACCTGAACATCACCAACATCTGGAAGTCGGACAACCGGCAGTGGCTGGCGCTGGTCTTTCTCTGCATCACGCTCTTCTCCACGTTCAGCATCAACCTGTGGCGCCGGATCCTGGCCAACCGGGTGCTCCTCTTCCTCTCGACGATCTCCTACAACCTCTACCTCTGGCATCAGGCCGTGGGGCGGGTCATCCGGGAGCGCGGCTGGTACAAGGCCTCCACGGTGCCACCGACGAGCGATCCGCACTGGCGCTGGAGCTACATGTTCGTCGCCGTCGGCGCCTCGATCGCCGTCGCCACGGTGATCACCTACGGCTTCGAGCGGCCGCTGCTACGCCGGGGGATCCGGGGCGCCTGCCGGGCGCTGGTCGGGTGGTTCGTCTCGGGCCAACCCGCGCCCGAACCGTCTCCCGCGCCTGCGTATCAGCCTGTGCCAGCGGTGGAGCATGCTGGGGTTGTCATGAATGAACCACAGCCAGGCGGTACCCCGGTCGCGACGCAGCGGCAGCCGGTGAGCACGGCCATGCCGGCCGCCGGTGAACGCATGCGGGTCGTCGGCGTCCTCAACGTCACCCCCGACTCCTTCAGCGACGGCGGCCGGTACCGCAGCGTCGACGACGCGATCTCCTGGGCCGAGCGGATGTGGAGCGATGGCGCCGAGTTGATCGACGTCGGCGGCGAGTCCACCCGACCCGGGGCGGAGCGGGTCGCGGTCGAGGTGGAGACGGCCCGGGTGGTGCCGGTGATCCGGGCTCTGGCTGAGCGGGGAATCGCGGTCTCGATCGACACCATGCGGGCCTCGGTTGCCCAGGCGGCGCTGGAGGCAGGGGCGCAGGTGGTCAACGATGTCTCCGGCGGCCTGGGCGATCCGGAGATGGCCCGGGTGGTGCGGGAGGCCGGGTGCCCGTGGATCCTCATGCACTGGCGCGGGCACAGCACGGTGATGCGCTCGCTGGCCAGTTACGACGACGTCGTGGCCGATGTGGTCGCGGAGCTGAGCCAGCGGGTGGACGCGGCGCTGACGGTCGGCGTTGACGGCAGCCAACTGATCCTCGATCCCGGGCTCGGCTTCGCCAAGAAGCCCGAGCATGACTGGCGGCTGCTGGCCGGGCTGGATCGCCTGCAGACCCTTGGATTCCCGGTGTTGGTCGGCGCCTCCCGCAAGTCCTTCCTGGGAACGCTGCTCGCCGCTCCTGCTGGCGATTCGCGCCCGGTCGATCAGCGGGAGGACGCCACGACGGCGATCACCACCTATGCCGCACTCCGCGGTGCGTGGGGCGTTCGGGTCCATCAGGTCCGGGCCGCCGTAGATGCGGCCACCGTGGTGGCGGCCATCGAACGGGCCGGGAAGTGA
- a CDS encoding dihydroneopterin aldolase yields the protein MSDLITLTGLRVRGNHGVFDFERRDGQDFVVDVVLELDTAPAATSDDVQDTVHYGELAQGLAEVIAGEPVNLLERLAQRLADVCLADARVRAATVTVHKPQAPIPLTFADVSVTIRRAR from the coding sequence ATGTCCGACCTGATAACGCTGACCGGGCTACGAGTACGTGGAAATCACGGGGTGTTCGACTTCGAGCGGCGCGACGGGCAGGATTTCGTGGTCGACGTCGTCCTGGAGCTCGATACGGCACCGGCGGCAACGAGCGACGACGTGCAGGACACGGTGCACTACGGCGAGCTGGCACAGGGCCTGGCTGAGGTGATCGCCGGTGAGCCGGTGAATCTGCTGGAGCGCCTGGCCCAGCGGCTGGCCGACGTCTGCCTGGCCGACGCCCGAGTGCGGGCCGCGACGGTCACCGTCCACAAGCCTCAGGCACCGATACCCCTTACTTTCGCTGATGTTTCGGTGACGATTCGACGGGCTCGATGA
- a CDS encoding 2-amino-4-hydroxy-6-hydroxymethyldihydropteridinediphosphokinase has product MSRAVLSVGSNLGDSLGHLQGVVATFNEWVVAVSSVYETPAWGGVEQQNFLNAVIIVDDSHADAWEWLRRAQACEEAAERTREVHWGPRTLDVDIVAVDEVRSDDPRLRLPHPYAAQRAFVLVPWLEADADARLPEGPVSQLLVSLASDEVRGVRRRPELSLLVGSP; this is encoded by the coding sequence TTGAGCCGCGCCGTGCTCTCGGTCGGATCAAACCTCGGTGACAGCCTCGGACACTTGCAGGGCGTGGTCGCCACCTTCAACGAGTGGGTCGTCGCCGTCTCCAGCGTCTACGAGACGCCGGCCTGGGGCGGCGTAGAGCAGCAGAACTTCCTCAATGCCGTGATAATTGTTGATGATTCTCACGCCGACGCGTGGGAGTGGTTGCGCCGCGCCCAGGCCTGCGAAGAGGCTGCGGAGCGCACCCGGGAGGTGCATTGGGGGCCGCGCACGCTCGACGTCGACATCGTCGCGGTGGACGAGGTGCGCAGTGATGACCCCCGGTTGCGGCTGCCGCACCCCTACGCCGCTCAGCGTGCGTTCGTCCTCGTGCCATGGCTGGAGGCCGATGCCGACGCCCGGCTGCCGGAGGGTCCGGTCTCGCAGCTGCTGGTCTCCCTAGCGAGCGACGAGGTCCGCGGCGTGCGGCGCCGGCCCGAGTTGAGCCTGCTGGTCGGTTCACCATGA
- a CDS encoding P-aminobenzoate N-oxygenase AurF, giving the protein MSAPAKSQSTAAKTDTNARTRVTDKQVVATRLLGGSVKRSYDPAIDIDWKAPLDPERFYLPQTMSTLYGTPLWEGMSQQQRIELSRQELANILSVGIWFENLLIQGLARMILHNDPTAPHVHYSLTEMGDETRHMVMFGRVIETIGAQPFMLSKTQLAVISRVPAGLRGTMLWVAALVGEEIFDTLQREMIADPELQPIVSQLMRIHVTEEARHIRYAREGVLRRVNEASRFDRATVSRMSGIGGPLMAYAFTNPEIYRRVGLDPKVARAQALANPLHIANKKRGFASLGKFLMENGMLAPVAQRAWRRNGFLD; this is encoded by the coding sequence ATGAGTGCGCCAGCGAAGAGCCAGTCCACGGCCGCCAAAACCGACACCAACGCCCGGACGAGGGTCACCGACAAGCAGGTGGTCGCTACCCGCCTGCTCGGCGGATCGGTAAAACGCTCCTACGACCCGGCGATCGACATCGATTGGAAGGCACCGCTGGACCCGGAGCGGTTCTACCTGCCGCAGACGATGTCCACCCTCTACGGCACGCCGCTGTGGGAGGGCATGAGCCAGCAGCAGCGGATCGAGCTGAGCCGTCAGGAGCTGGCCAACATCCTCAGCGTCGGCATCTGGTTCGAGAACCTGCTGATTCAAGGGCTGGCCCGGATGATCCTGCACAACGATCCCACCGCCCCGCACGTGCACTACTCGCTTACCGAGATGGGCGACGAGACCCGTCACATGGTGATGTTCGGACGGGTCATCGAGACCATCGGGGCGCAGCCGTTCATGCTCTCCAAGACCCAGCTCGCCGTCATCAGCCGGGTTCCGGCCGGCCTGCGCGGAACCATGCTCTGGGTCGCGGCCCTGGTGGGCGAGGAGATCTTCGATACCTTGCAGCGCGAGATGATCGCCGACCCCGAACTGCAGCCGATCGTCTCCCAGTTGATGCGCATTCACGTCACCGAAGAGGCACGGCACATCCGTTACGCCCGTGAGGGGGTGCTGCGCCGGGTCAACGAGGCGAGCCGCTTCGATCGGGCCACCGTCTCCCGGATGAGTGGTATCGGCGGACCGCTGATGGCCTACGCCTTTACCAACCCCGAGATCTACCGCCGCGTCGGGCTCGACCCCAAGGTTGCCCGTGCCCAGGCCCTGGCCAACCCGCTGCACATCGCCAACAAGAAGCGCGGCTTCGCCAGCCTCGGCAAGTTCCTGATGGAGAACGGCATGCTCGCCCCGGTCGCTCAGCGGGCCTGGCGACGCAACGGCTTCCTCGACTAG
- a CDS encoding transcriptional regulator, TetR family, which produces MVVRRGSATPSGLPTSGRAAETASADDQIRARILDAAYQCLMESGYSTRLHAAIAERSGYSRPTVYKYVGDQQAIIGALVHRELSRYFAIAQSVLTTPGSPRERFVDAVVFSVQFGRQHPLLQKGLRESPEVVLPWFTVNSGPMINLCLNALTPHIELLVSVGELPARTDARVITEWTFRLATSMVISPSTLDLPDADSLRAYLGALLDIGGATRVPVPKSAGAVSSTGAVSSTGAASAAGPAATGVLAAGVQPGGATT; this is translated from the coding sequence GTGGTCGTTAGACGTGGTTCAGCCACGCCCAGCGGATTGCCAACGAGTGGGCGGGCGGCCGAGACGGCGAGCGCCGACGACCAGATCCGGGCCCGCATCCTGGACGCCGCTTACCAGTGCCTAATGGAGAGTGGCTACAGCACGCGGCTGCATGCCGCGATCGCCGAGCGCTCGGGATATTCGCGCCCCACGGTCTACAAGTACGTCGGTGATCAGCAGGCCATCATCGGGGCGCTGGTGCACCGTGAATTGAGCCGCTACTTCGCCATCGCCCAGTCGGTGCTCACCACGCCGGGTAGCCCGCGGGAGCGCTTCGTCGACGCGGTCGTCTTCAGCGTGCAGTTCGGCCGGCAGCACCCGCTGCTGCAGAAGGGTCTGCGGGAGAGCCCGGAGGTCGTCCTGCCGTGGTTCACCGTGAACTCCGGGCCGATGATCAACCTCTGCCTGAATGCGCTGACCCCTCACATCGAGCTACTGGTGAGCGTCGGCGAATTGCCGGCCCGCACCGACGCCCGCGTCATCACCGAATGGACGTTCCGGCTGGCCACGTCGATGGTGATCTCACCCTCAACCCTGGATCTGCCGGATGCTGACAGCCTGCGCGCCTACTTGGGGGCGCTGCTGGACATCGGCGGGGCGACCCGGGTGCCGGTGCCGAAGTCGGCCGGCGCGGTCTCGTCGACGGGCGCGGTCTCGTCGACGGGTGCGGCCTCGGCGGCTGGGCCTGCGGCAACGGGGGTTCTCGCGGCAGGTGTCCAGCCGGGCGGCGCAACCACGTAG
- a CDS encoding Sterol desaturase/sphingolipid hydroxylase, fatty acid hydroxylase superfamily, protein MPEQLRDPLVFAIPFFILFMVIEVVSMRFLDDEDDRFIGYEGRDSRTNIAIGLGSLVINGAARFAALLLYSVLYAITPLRIDTHKWWSWVIVLVGVDLIWYSYHRASHRVRLLWAGHQVHHNSQRFNLSTAVRQKWNPWFELLCWVPLPLLGVPPWMIFFSFSINLIFQFFVHTERVGRLPKPIELIFNTPSHHRVHHASDPEYLDRNYAGILIIWDRMFGTFAEEQRRPTYGLTKNIDSYNPFRLQYYEYGAIFRDVRTARTWRERVGYVVAPPGWTPAARTPVAAGPAAEAAPVDETAPVDETAPADFGTGTRVAPPMSSSAPK, encoded by the coding sequence ATGCCTGAGCAGCTGCGCGACCCGCTCGTCTTTGCCATCCCGTTCTTCATACTTTTTATGGTCATCGAGGTCGTCTCGATGCGCTTCCTGGATGACGAGGACGACCGTTTCATCGGGTACGAGGGTCGCGACAGCCGCACCAACATCGCCATCGGCCTCGGCTCGCTGGTCATCAACGGAGCCGCCCGCTTCGCCGCGCTACTGCTCTACTCCGTGCTCTACGCGATCACGCCGCTGCGCATCGACACCCACAAGTGGTGGAGCTGGGTGATCGTCCTGGTCGGTGTCGACCTCATCTGGTACAGCTACCACCGCGCCTCGCACCGGGTGCGGCTGCTCTGGGCCGGCCACCAGGTCCATCACAACAGCCAGCGCTTCAACCTCTCGACGGCGGTGCGTCAGAAGTGGAACCCGTGGTTCGAGCTGCTCTGCTGGGTACCGCTACCGCTGCTCGGCGTGCCGCCCTGGATGATCTTCTTCAGCTTCTCGATCAACCTGATCTTCCAATTCTTCGTGCACACCGAGCGGGTCGGCCGCCTGCCGAAGCCCATCGAACTGATCTTCAACACGCCGTCGCATCATCGGGTGCATCACGCCAGCGACCCTGAGTACCTCGACCGGAACTACGCCGGAATCCTGATCATCTGGGACCGGATGTTCGGCACCTTCGCCGAAGAGCAGCGACGACCGACCTACGGACTCACGAAGAACATCGACAGCTACAACCCGTTCCGCCTGCAGTACTACGAGTACGGAGCGATCTTCCGGGACGTACGGACGGCCCGGACCTGGCGCGAGCGCGTCGGCTACGTGGTTGCGCCGCCCGGCTGGACACCTGCCGCGAGAACCCCCGTTGCCGCAGGCCCAGCCGCCGAGGCCGCACCCGTCGACGAGACCGCGCCCGTCGACGAGACCGCGCCGGCCGACTTCGGCACCGGCACCCGGGTCGCCCCGCCGATGTCCAGCAGCGCCCCCAAGTAG